From Actinopolymorpha cephalotaxi, one genomic window encodes:
- a CDS encoding VOC family protein codes for MLRGLSTVSFYADDVSAAAGWYADLLGVEPYFQRPEEGAPAYIEFRIGDHLHELGLIDRRYASPGTADRPGGAVVFWHVDDLDASVDRLTAMGATVLQPATEHGPGFVTASVVDPFGNILGIMYNAHYLEMLARCGVSAG; via the coding sequence ATGCTGCGAGGACTGTCGACCGTCAGCTTCTACGCCGACGACGTTTCCGCCGCCGCCGGCTGGTACGCCGACCTGCTCGGCGTGGAGCCGTACTTCCAGCGCCCCGAGGAGGGAGCGCCGGCCTACATCGAGTTCCGGATCGGCGATCACCTGCACGAGCTCGGCCTGATCGACCGCCGTTACGCCTCGCCCGGCACCGCGGACAGGCCGGGCGGCGCCGTGGTCTTCTGGCACGTGGACGACCTGGACGCGTCGGTGGACCGGCTGACGGCGATGGGCGCGACCGTACTCCAGCCGGCCACCGAGCACGGCCCGGGATTCGTCACCGCGTCCGTCGTCGATCCGTTCGGGAACATCCTCGGCATCATGTACAACGCGCACTACCTGGAGATGCTCGCGCGGTGCGGCGTCAGCGCCGGGTGA
- a CDS encoding DoxX family protein: MSESVSRRGTNSTDTASPAAAGRAANIGLWVAQAVTALTFLVAALGKFGGDPMVVATFDRIGFGDWFRYLIGVLEILGAIALFVPRLAGLAGLAFVALMVGAVVVTLAVAGGNVVLPLALLILSAVIAWGRWRSTTSLWNALTRR; the protein is encoded by the coding sequence ATGTCCGAATCCGTTTCGCGGCGTGGAACGAACAGCACTGACACCGCATCGCCCGCCGCTGCCGGCCGGGCCGCGAACATCGGCCTGTGGGTCGCGCAGGCCGTCACGGCGCTGACATTCCTGGTCGCCGCCCTGGGCAAGTTCGGCGGCGACCCGATGGTGGTGGCGACATTCGACAGGATCGGTTTCGGGGACTGGTTCCGTTACCTCATTGGCGTTCTGGAGATTCTCGGCGCGATCGCGCTGTTCGTTCCGCGGCTGGCCGGCCTGGCCGGGCTGGCGTTCGTGGCGCTCATGGTCGGGGCGGTCGTCGTGACCCTGGCGGTCGCCGGTGGAAACGTCGTACTACCGCTGGCGCTGCTCATCCTGTCCGCGGTGATCGCCTGGGGCCGGTGGCGGAGCACGACGAGCCTGTGGAACGCGCTCACCCGGCGCTGA
- a CDS encoding DinB family protein, with translation MTYERPDPPLIAGEREMLRGFLDFHRGTIAMKCEGLSDEELRRQSMPPSTLSLLGLVRHLAEVERTWFRRVIDGEDVPLVWSAEGDFQVAYDASGSTRSEAFEAWQAEVEHSRRIEAAAESLDVVVHNPRWDEDVSLRLVMLHLIHEYARHSGHADLLREGVDGTVGV, from the coding sequence GTGACGTACGAACGCCCCGACCCGCCCCTGATCGCCGGCGAGCGGGAGATGCTGCGCGGCTTCCTCGACTTCCACCGCGGGACGATCGCGATGAAGTGCGAGGGCCTGTCCGACGAGGAACTCCGCCGGCAGTCGATGCCGCCGTCCACACTGTCCCTGCTGGGGCTGGTACGGCATCTGGCCGAGGTCGAGCGCACGTGGTTCCGCCGGGTGATCGACGGCGAGGACGTCCCGCTGGTCTGGTCCGCCGAGGGTGACTTCCAGGTGGCCTACGACGCGAGCGGATCGACCCGTTCGGAGGCGTTCGAGGCCTGGCAGGCCGAGGTCGAGCACTCCCGCCGGATCGAGGCGGCCGCTGAGTCCCTCGACGTCGTGGTGCACAACCCGCGCTGGGACGAGGACGTGTCGTTGCGGCTGGTGATGCTGCACCTGATCCACGAGTATGCCCGGCACAGCGGCCACGCCGATCTCCTCCGCGAGGGAGTCGACGGAACCGTCGGCGTGTGA
- a CDS encoding VOC family protein: protein MTELTLTTVNLATPDPPGLARFYQRLLGWEITAEEPHWVKLDNPAGGVALSFEYDRAYVRPVWPSTPTAQQMMMHLEIRVDDLEKAAAHAAECGATFAGHQPQDDVRVCLDPDGHPFCLWLGE, encoded by the coding sequence GTGACGGAACTGACCCTGACCACCGTCAACCTCGCCACGCCGGATCCGCCCGGTCTGGCCCGCTTCTACCAGCGGCTGCTGGGCTGGGAGATCACCGCCGAGGAGCCGCACTGGGTCAAGCTGGACAACCCGGCCGGCGGGGTCGCGTTGTCGTTCGAGTACGACCGGGCCTACGTCCGCCCGGTGTGGCCGTCGACCCCCACCGCGCAGCAGATGATGATGCACCTGGAGATCAGGGTCGACGATCTGGAGAAGGCTGCGGCGCACGCCGCCGAGTGCGGTGCGACGTTCGCCGGCCACCAGCCCCAGGACGACGTGCGCGTGTGCCTGGATCCGGACGGGCACCCGTTCTGCCTGTGGCTCGGGGAGTGA
- a CDS encoding GNAT family N-acetyltransferase, whose translation MIVRLAREQDFPGLLGLAAQVEQWFGPMVDNPGFHRAVDEHIRQSAALVALDSDSGLDLLGGLLFGATPPTYHVHWLVVSQRARGMGVGRALMAAATRRFVQGPGSIEVVTFGADHPGAVASGARVFYEALGFTPAEAADPGPEGGSRQVYRRAVT comes from the coding sequence GTGATCGTCAGACTGGCGCGGGAGCAGGACTTTCCTGGCCTCCTCGGCTTGGCAGCACAGGTCGAGCAGTGGTTCGGGCCGATGGTCGACAACCCCGGATTCCACCGTGCGGTGGACGAGCACATCCGCCAGTCGGCTGCGCTCGTCGCACTCGACTCGGATTCGGGGCTGGATCTCCTCGGCGGCCTGCTCTTCGGTGCGACGCCGCCGACGTACCACGTCCACTGGCTCGTCGTGTCGCAGAGAGCACGCGGGATGGGCGTCGGCCGTGCGCTGATGGCGGCCGCGACCCGCAGGTTCGTGCAGGGGCCGGGCAGCATCGAGGTGGTCACGTTCGGGGCCGACCATCCGGGCGCGGTCGCCAGCGGCGCCCGCGTCTTCTATGAGGCGTTGGGTTTCACTCCGGCCGAGGCCGCCGATCCAGGCCCGGAAGGCGGCTCCCGGCAGGTCTATCGCCGGGCCGTCACCTGA
- a CDS encoding YbaK/EbsC family protein — protein MSTDSTFGTLKAVPALDRTDLLAPPVTAAIREWEHPGIPAGEFQVAEIDPELADTAAFCAAYDVALDASANCVIIAGKRGGETRYAACMVLATTRADVNGVVRRRLDARKASFAPMDDAVERTGMEYGGITAFGLPADWPVLVDRRVAESAGVIVGSGLRRSKLLVPGRALTELPGAEVLDDLGLST, from the coding sequence ATGAGCACCGACTCCACGTTCGGCACGCTGAAGGCCGTCCCCGCGCTCGACCGAACCGACCTGCTGGCCCCACCGGTCACCGCCGCGATCCGCGAGTGGGAGCACCCCGGCATTCCCGCCGGGGAGTTCCAGGTCGCCGAGATCGATCCCGAACTCGCCGACACGGCCGCGTTCTGCGCGGCCTACGACGTGGCGCTGGACGCCTCCGCCAACTGCGTGATCATCGCCGGGAAACGGGGCGGTGAGACCCGGTACGCCGCCTGCATGGTCCTCGCCACCACCCGGGCAGACGTCAACGGCGTGGTCCGGCGGCGGCTGGACGCCCGCAAGGCGTCGTTCGCGCCGATGGACGACGCGGTGGAACGCACCGGCATGGAGTACGGCGGGATCACGGCGTTCGGCCTGCCCGCCGACTGGCCGGTGCTGGTGGACCGGCGGGTGGCCGAGTCGGCGGGCGTAATCGTGGGCAGCGGCCTGCGCCGGTCGAAGCTGCTGGTGCCCGGACGGGCGCTTACCGAACTGCCGGGCGCGGAGGTGCTGGACGACCTCGGGCTGTCAACCTGA
- a CDS encoding MFS transporter: MTGTVVRLRRRAGSGGAGGAVGLAAAGMSLIAACYGLARFAYGLFVPTFRTEFHLDAATAGAVAAGSYAGYCVAIVVATVATSRWGARPVAVAAGACATVGTAVIAAAPGTVVLALGVVLAGSSTGLASPPMAEAVARSAPPRLEPRLQTVVNAGTGLGVLVSGPVALLFAGSWRWAWAAFSVLALAITMWVWLTMPRPGGPGRDGDRGVAPVSGIRVPRAGWRLFAAAFSMGLASAATWTFGRDLVTAAGNSALTGVTMWIALGAAGLLGAFAGDLTTRVGPARCWTIGMLLLGVVTATLGLAASSAVVAIVAGAAFGALYIALTGLLLLWGTRVFPVRPVVGVGAAFLLLALGQAAGAPVLGAVADAVTLPGAFLVAAAAAGLGAGIRPRHRP, from the coding sequence GTGACGGGGACGGTGGTGCGGCTTCGGCGCCGGGCAGGTTCTGGCGGAGCCGGCGGCGCGGTCGGCCTGGCCGCGGCCGGGATGTCGCTGATCGCGGCCTGCTATGGCCTGGCCCGGTTCGCCTACGGCCTGTTCGTGCCCACGTTCCGCACGGAGTTCCACCTCGACGCCGCCACCGCCGGCGCGGTGGCGGCCGGCAGCTACGCCGGCTACTGCGTGGCGATCGTCGTGGCCACTGTTGCCACCTCGCGGTGGGGTGCCCGCCCGGTCGCGGTCGCCGCCGGGGCCTGCGCCACGGTCGGGACGGCGGTCATCGCCGCGGCACCCGGGACCGTCGTACTCGCCCTCGGCGTCGTTCTCGCCGGGTCGAGCACCGGGCTCGCCTCGCCTCCGATGGCCGAGGCCGTGGCGCGGTCCGCGCCACCGCGCCTGGAACCGCGGCTGCAGACCGTGGTCAACGCGGGCACCGGCCTGGGAGTGCTGGTCTCCGGCCCGGTCGCGCTGCTCTTCGCCGGGAGCTGGCGCTGGGCCTGGGCAGCGTTCTCCGTCCTGGCGCTGGCGATCACGATGTGGGTGTGGCTCACGATGCCGCGACCGGGCGGACCCGGGCGGGACGGTGACCGAGGTGTGGCGCCCGTCTCCGGGATCCGGGTTCCCCGAGCCGGCTGGCGGCTGTTCGCCGCTGCCTTCTCGATGGGGCTGGCCAGCGCGGCGACCTGGACGTTCGGCCGGGACCTCGTCACCGCCGCCGGCAACAGTGCCCTCACCGGCGTGACCATGTGGATCGCCCTGGGTGCCGCCGGGCTCCTCGGCGCCTTCGCCGGCGACCTCACCACCCGCGTCGGGCCGGCGCGCTGCTGGACCATCGGGATGCTGCTGCTGGGTGTGGTCACGGCCACTCTCGGTCTCGCCGCGAGCAGCGCTGTCGTCGCCATCGTGGCCGGTGCCGCCTTCGGTGCGCTGTACATCGCGCTCACCGGGCTGCTGCTCCTGTGGGGTACGCGCGTTTTTCCCGTGCGGCCCGTGGTCGGCGTCGGCGCGGCGTTCCTGCTCCTCGCCCTCGGGCAGGCGGCCGGCGCACCCGTTCTGGGCGCCGTCGCCGACGCGGTCACCCTGCCCGGCGCCTTCCTGGTCGCCGCGGCCGCGGCCGGGCTCGGTGCCGGGATCCGGCCCCGCCACCGACCCTAG
- a CDS encoding carboxymuconolactone decarboxylase family protein: MEPRLNLFENEIGAGFAKRFANAGMFIEKSPLPKATQELVSLRASQINGCGWCIDMHTKEAAAAGETAVRLHLVAAWRESTVFTDAEQAALAFAEEGTRLADAYQGVSDETWALVRKHYDDDQVAALVCLVALINAANRMAVILHQQGGSYEPGMFAAATS; encoded by the coding sequence ATGGAACCACGTCTGAACCTGTTCGAGAACGAAATCGGCGCCGGGTTCGCCAAGCGGTTCGCCAACGCCGGCATGTTCATCGAGAAGTCGCCCCTGCCCAAGGCCACGCAGGAGTTGGTGTCGCTGCGTGCCAGCCAGATCAACGGCTGCGGCTGGTGCATCGACATGCACACCAAGGAGGCCGCGGCAGCGGGCGAGACCGCGGTCCGGCTTCACCTGGTGGCGGCGTGGCGGGAGTCCACGGTGTTCACCGATGCCGAACAGGCCGCGCTGGCATTCGCCGAGGAGGGCACCCGGCTCGCGGACGCCTACCAGGGTGTGTCCGACGAGACCTGGGCTCTGGTACGTAAGCACTACGACGACGACCAGGTCGCCGCGCTGGTATGCCTGGTGGCTCTGATCAACGCGGCCAACCGGATGGCCGTCATCCTGCACCAGCAGGGCGGCTCGTACGAACCCGGGATGTTCGCCGCGGCGACGAGCTGA
- a CDS encoding RNA polymerase sigma-70 factor, whose product MPERRTDSPPATDTGAGDRTGRLTEAFVTHRNLLFTIAYEMLGSAADAEDVLQETWLRWVGVDFDEVREPRAYLVRITTRQALNHLRTLGRRKESYVGSWLPEPLLTAPDVAEDVELAESVSTAMLLVLETLTPTERAVFVLREVFAVEYDQIAEAVDKTPVAVRQIAHRARAHVAARRPRESVSAAQARGALEAFKLAVETGDLQGLLDQLAPNVVAMGDGGGIKQAVPRPVVGAEKVARLFVGGMRKFGARMSAELVQINGGPALLTRLDDEIDGILSVRVEDGLVTAFYYVRNPEKLSRIQQETAMSR is encoded by the coding sequence ATGCCCGAGCGAAGGACGGATTCGCCGCCGGCAACGGATACCGGCGCCGGCGACCGGACCGGCCGGCTCACCGAGGCCTTCGTGACCCACCGGAACCTGCTCTTCACGATCGCCTACGAGATGCTCGGCTCGGCCGCCGACGCCGAGGACGTGCTGCAGGAGACGTGGCTGCGCTGGGTGGGCGTCGACTTCGACGAGGTACGGGAGCCGCGGGCGTACCTCGTCCGGATCACCACCCGGCAGGCGCTCAACCACCTGCGTACCCTCGGCCGCCGCAAGGAGTCCTACGTGGGCTCCTGGCTGCCCGAGCCGCTGCTGACCGCGCCGGACGTGGCCGAGGACGTCGAGTTGGCCGAGAGCGTGTCGACGGCGATGCTGCTGGTGCTGGAGACCCTGACACCGACCGAGCGTGCGGTGTTCGTGCTCCGCGAGGTGTTCGCCGTGGAGTACGACCAGATCGCCGAGGCCGTGGACAAGACGCCGGTCGCCGTCCGGCAGATCGCCCACCGTGCGCGGGCACACGTGGCCGCCCGCCGCCCCCGCGAGTCGGTGTCCGCCGCCCAGGCCCGCGGCGCGCTGGAGGCGTTCAAGCTCGCGGTCGAGACCGGTGACCTGCAGGGTCTGCTGGACCAGCTCGCGCCGAACGTCGTCGCGATGGGCGACGGCGGCGGGATCAAGCAGGCCGTGCCGCGGCCGGTCGTCGGGGCCGAGAAGGTCGCCCGCCTGTTCGTCGGCGGTATGCGCAAGTTCGGCGCCCGGATGTCGGCCGAACTGGTGCAGATCAACGGCGGCCCGGCGCTGCTCACCCGTCTGGACGACGAGATCGACGGCATCCTGTCGGTGCGCGTCGAGGACGGTTTGGTGACCGCGTTCTACTACGTGCGCAACCCGGAGAAGCTGTCGCGGATCCAGCAGGAGACCGCGATGAGCCGCTGA
- a CDS encoding sugar nucleotide-binding protein, with amino-acid sequence MIRILVVGGSGYLGAEVVRQSVAADDEVVATYASRPVVSPAVGWRAVDIRRRSDVVALVADVRPDVVVNAAYVKPDWRTNADGAAHVAVAAAQVGARLVQVSSDAVFSGAASSYTENAVPDPLNPYGAAKAAAETAVAAIDPTAVVARTSLILGDGTSPHEAFVHAVATGVQDGVLFTDDVRCPVHVADLAAALLELAASGHAGVAHVAGPDPVSRYELGLLVAARDGLDPSLLPTGLRADLPVPGPLDVRLDCRRTQGLLRTRLRGAREFLAGPPGTPRTD; translated from the coding sequence GTGATCCGGATTCTGGTCGTCGGCGGAAGCGGATACCTGGGCGCCGAGGTCGTCCGTCAGAGTGTCGCCGCCGATGACGAGGTGGTGGCGACGTACGCCAGCCGGCCGGTCGTCTCCCCCGCCGTCGGGTGGCGCGCGGTGGACATCCGCCGCCGTTCCGACGTGGTCGCCCTGGTCGCCGACGTGCGGCCGGACGTCGTGGTGAACGCCGCTTACGTGAAGCCGGACTGGCGGACGAACGCCGACGGCGCGGCGCACGTGGCTGTGGCGGCGGCCCAGGTCGGCGCCCGGCTGGTGCAGGTGTCCAGCGACGCGGTGTTCTCCGGCGCCGCCTCCTCCTACACCGAGAACGCCGTACCCGACCCGCTGAATCCGTACGGTGCGGCAAAGGCGGCCGCGGAGACGGCGGTCGCCGCGATCGATCCCACCGCCGTGGTGGCGCGCACGTCGCTGATCCTCGGCGACGGGACCTCACCTCACGAGGCGTTCGTGCACGCCGTGGCGACCGGTGTCCAGGACGGCGTGCTGTTCACCGACGACGTGCGCTGCCCAGTGCACGTGGCCGACCTGGCGGCCGCGCTGCTCGAACTCGCCGCCTCCGGCCATGCCGGAGTCGCCCACGTCGCCGGGCCCGACCCGGTCAGCCGGTACGAGCTGGGCCTGCTGGTCGCCGCGCGGGACGGCCTGGACCCGTCGCTGCTGCCCACCGGTCTGCGGGCGGACCTGCCGGTTCCCGGGCCGCTGGACGTACGCCTGGACTGCCGGCGTACGCAGGGTCTTCTTCGTACGCGACTGCGCGGCGCACGGGAGTTCCTCGCCGGCCCGCCGGGGACGCCGCGCACCGACTGA
- a CDS encoding DNA glycosylase AlkZ-like family protein → MTAALRITRAQAVAHRLKVHHLVDRLPAGSYVEAARYGLQDSAPRAALVSLHARVEDCEPGAWEADGLLQTYSPRRAVHVLPAADWGVFTVGRLPDDPSVRREVEQAAEKACRMLAGEPVRATRISRDEGALVRVGAAGGRLAVRWDTTSLTVREIAPPDVDPAAARAELARRHVHAFGPTAPPTLAWWAGMHPRGARQVWQQLAGELLPVDFEGQQAWILARDEQAVRAAGAVRGVRLLPAEDLGLLGADRAGLFVGPAVRRKSTSYDWYHPNGVLIDGELTGQWGRRGGRVEIGLDRVVPARIRDLVAAEALSMPIPNASMRVEFLDP, encoded by the coding sequence GTGACGGCAGCCCTCCGGATCACCCGCGCCCAGGCGGTCGCCCACCGGCTGAAGGTGCACCACCTGGTCGACCGGCTGCCCGCGGGCAGCTACGTCGAGGCCGCGCGGTACGGCCTGCAGGACTCCGCCCCGCGGGCGGCGCTGGTGTCCCTGCACGCCCGGGTCGAGGACTGCGAGCCGGGCGCGTGGGAGGCCGACGGGTTGCTGCAGACCTACAGCCCACGACGGGCCGTGCACGTCCTGCCGGCCGCGGACTGGGGCGTGTTCACCGTCGGCCGGCTGCCCGACGACCCGTCCGTACGGCGCGAGGTCGAGCAGGCGGCGGAGAAGGCCTGCCGGATGCTGGCGGGTGAGCCCGTGCGGGCAACCCGGATCTCGCGGGACGAGGGCGCACTGGTGCGGGTGGGCGCCGCCGGCGGGCGGCTCGCCGTGCGATGGGACACCACGTCGCTCACCGTACGAGAGATCGCCCCGCCGGACGTCGACCCCGCCGCGGCCCGGGCCGAACTCGCCCGGCGGCACGTGCACGCGTTCGGGCCGACGGCACCGCCGACGTTGGCGTGGTGGGCGGGGATGCACCCGCGAGGCGCCCGGCAGGTGTGGCAGCAGCTGGCCGGCGAGCTGCTGCCGGTCGACTTCGAGGGGCAGCAGGCGTGGATCCTGGCCCGTGACGAGCAGGCGGTCCGCGCCGCCGGCGCCGTACGCGGGGTGCGGCTGCTGCCGGCGGAGGACCTGGGACTGCTCGGCGCGGACCGGGCGGGGCTGTTCGTGGGTCCTGCCGTACGCCGCAAGTCCACGTCGTACGACTGGTACCACCCCAACGGCGTGCTGATCGACGGTGAACTGACCGGACAGTGGGGACGGCGCGGCGGCCGGGTCGAGATCGGCCTGGACCGTGTTGTCCCCGCGCGGATACGGGACCTGGTGGCCGCAGAGGCGCTCTCCATGCCCATACCCAACGCCTCCATGCGGGTCGAGTTCCTCGACCCTTGA
- a CDS encoding SDR family oxidoreductase, which yields MNEHSTHQLVALVTGANKGIGRAIAEHLATLGMAVLIGARDRQRGEEAAAALRHAGGDAYAVALDVTDPAGVGEAARWIEERFGHLDVLVNNAGITGSGQVSPEDAVDQIPSTVHLDMVRAVFETNVFGVITVTNAMLPLLRRSPAPRIVNLSSGVASLTIAGDPFGPLAGLPASAAYAPSKTALNALTVQYANELRKDGVLVNIADPGYVDTDINNHRGFLTPAQGAAVVVRLATLGPDGPTGGFFNQDGPLPW from the coding sequence ATGAACGAGCACAGCACACACCAGTTGGTCGCCCTCGTCACCGGTGCGAACAAGGGAATCGGCCGCGCGATCGCCGAACACCTCGCCACGCTGGGGATGGCGGTCCTGATCGGTGCCAGGGACCGGCAGCGCGGCGAAGAGGCCGCCGCGGCCCTGCGCCACGCGGGTGGCGACGCGTACGCGGTGGCCTTGGACGTCACCGACCCGGCCGGCGTGGGGGAGGCGGCGAGGTGGATCGAGGAGCGCTTCGGCCACCTCGACGTCCTGGTCAACAACGCCGGCATCACCGGCTCCGGGCAGGTGTCGCCAGAGGACGCCGTCGACCAGATTCCGAGCACCGTCCACCTGGACATGGTCCGTGCGGTGTTCGAGACCAACGTCTTCGGCGTGATCACGGTGACCAACGCGATGCTCCCGCTGCTGCGGCGCTCACCGGCACCGCGGATCGTCAACCTCAGCAGCGGAGTCGCGTCGCTGACCATCGCCGGCGACCCGTTCGGCCCGCTGGCCGGGCTGCCGGCCTCGGCCGCGTACGCCCCCTCCAAGACCGCGCTGAACGCGCTCACCGTGCAGTACGCCAACGAACTGCGCAAGGACGGCGTTCTCGTCAACATCGCCGACCCCGGCTATGTCGACACCGACATCAACAACCACAGGGGATTCCTCACCCCGGCGCAGGGAGCCGCGGTCGTGGTCCGGCTGGCGACGCTCGGACCGGACGGGCCCACCGGCGGTTTCTTCAACCAGGACGGGCCGTTGCCCTGGTAG
- a CDS encoding phosphotransferase family protein yields MSAAEPPAAMTIPEAGHSLADLLALAAAEGRDDVDPTGAVLRTGWENLVLETRDGWILRFPRPGVDFERELAVLAAVAGRLPVATPEVVWTGRRSRFAAYRRLTGAGFDPAVYERASTAERDRLTLSLADFLAAMHTCLSPTLIAELGIPAAWGSAVGAELATGPEPPEGPVSERLAAQLPLMPSAARKPVEALIEEYARAWEDGGVQGPEVLLHNDFHAGNFVLDAPVGVLAGVWDFSCVARGRPTADLRYFADGSPDLLHRLADAYERRTGWPMDVRAAVVALRAENVCDELELGHPERIGRLAEEWGTP; encoded by the coding sequence GTGAGCGCCGCCGAACCGCCCGCTGCCATGACGATCCCCGAAGCCGGGCACAGCCTCGCCGACCTGCTGGCGCTCGCCGCCGCGGAGGGCCGCGACGACGTCGACCCGACCGGCGCGGTGCTGCGGACCGGCTGGGAGAACCTCGTGCTGGAGACCCGCGACGGGTGGATCCTGCGCTTTCCCAGGCCTGGTGTGGACTTCGAGCGGGAGCTGGCGGTGCTGGCCGCGGTCGCCGGGCGGCTGCCGGTCGCCACCCCCGAGGTGGTCTGGACCGGGCGCCGGTCCAGGTTCGCGGCGTACCGGAGACTGACCGGGGCGGGGTTCGACCCGGCCGTCTACGAGCGCGCCTCCACCGCGGAGCGTGACCGCCTGACCTTGTCGCTGGCGGACTTCCTCGCCGCGATGCACACCTGCCTCTCCCCCACCTTGATCGCCGAGCTCGGCATTCCGGCGGCCTGGGGATCGGCGGTGGGCGCGGAGCTCGCGACGGGTCCGGAACCTCCGGAGGGTCCGGTGAGCGAACGCCTCGCCGCGCAGCTGCCCCTCATGCCCTCCGCGGCCCGGAAGCCGGTCGAGGCGCTGATCGAGGAGTACGCCCGAGCCTGGGAGGACGGCGGCGTTCAGGGCCCGGAAGTCCTGCTGCACAACGACTTCCACGCCGGCAACTTCGTGCTGGACGCGCCGGTCGGTGTGCTCGCCGGGGTGTGGGACTTTTCCTGCGTGGCCCGTGGCCGGCCGACCGCGGACCTGAGGTACTTCGCCGACGGGTCGCCGGACCTCCTGCACCGGCTGGCCGACGCCTACGAACGCCGGACGGGGTGGCCGATGGACGTGCGTGCCGCGGTCGTCGCCCTGCGGGCGGAGAACGTCTGCGACGAGCTGGAGCTGGGGCACCCCGAACGCATCGGCCGGCTCGCCGAGGAGTGGGGGACGCCGTGA
- a CDS encoding amidase, with amino-acid sequence MFTERHFPTAEELMAAMRAGEVTSVELTDEAIARIEGDDKEINAICVPDFDRARAAAHRADQARARGEDRPLLGVPVTVKESYDVAGLPTTWGMPTYRDFVPEEDAVQVSRLRAAGAVVLGKTNVPVGLQDWQSFNEIYGTTNNPWDHGRTPGGSSGGSAAALASGIGALSIGSDLAGSLRTPAHFCGIYAHKPTVGLAATRGMIAPPAPPLPVDLDLAVVGPMARSARDLALLLDVMAGPDPLTHGVAYDLKLPPARHQRLNDFRVLVIDEHPIVPTGSAVRAGVNRVADALVDSGARVERHTSLLPDLTEAATLYMQLLVSGSVASFPIEAHEQLQVRAAGLSADDRSLDAARLRGMVFGHRDWIEATTRRELHRHGWRQLFAEFDAVVCPVAPTPAFPHDHDPDLFERRIDIDGVGYPFFDHLVWAGLATMPGLPATAIPAGRSPEGLPVGVQLIGPMFEDRTPLRLAELLEQRIGGFQAPR; translated from the coding sequence ATGTTCACGGAACGGCATTTTCCGACCGCCGAAGAGCTCATGGCCGCCATGCGGGCCGGGGAAGTGACATCGGTGGAGCTGACCGACGAGGCGATCGCCCGTATCGAGGGTGACGACAAGGAGATCAACGCGATCTGCGTGCCGGACTTCGACCGCGCGCGGGCCGCCGCGCACCGTGCCGACCAGGCACGCGCGCGTGGTGAGGACAGGCCGCTGCTGGGTGTCCCGGTGACGGTCAAGGAGTCCTACGACGTGGCCGGGCTGCCCACGACCTGGGGCATGCCGACGTACCGGGACTTCGTTCCGGAGGAGGACGCGGTCCAGGTGTCGCGGCTGAGGGCCGCGGGCGCGGTGGTGCTGGGCAAGACCAACGTGCCGGTGGGGCTGCAGGACTGGCAGAGTTTCAACGAGATCTACGGCACCACCAACAACCCGTGGGACCACGGTCGTACGCCGGGCGGATCCTCGGGCGGATCAGCGGCGGCTCTGGCATCCGGGATCGGCGCGTTGTCCATCGGCTCCGACCTCGCCGGTTCGTTGCGTACGCCCGCGCATTTCTGCGGCATCTATGCGCACAAGCCGACTGTCGGGCTGGCGGCAACCCGCGGCATGATCGCGCCGCCGGCGCCGCCGTTGCCGGTGGACCTCGACCTCGCCGTCGTCGGCCCGATGGCGCGCTCCGCCCGCGACCTCGCGCTCCTGCTCGACGTCATGGCCGGGCCGGACCCGCTGACACACGGTGTGGCGTACGACCTGAAGCTGCCGCCCGCGCGCCACCAGCGGCTGAACGACTTCCGGGTCCTGGTCATCGACGAGCATCCGATTGTTCCGACCGGGTCCGCGGTGCGGGCGGGTGTGAACCGGGTGGCCGACGCGCTCGTCGACAGCGGCGCCCGCGTCGAACGGCACACGTCGCTGCTGCCCGACCTGACCGAAGCCGCGACGCTCTACATGCAGTTGCTGGTCTCGGGCTCCGTCGCCAGTTTTCCCATCGAAGCGCACGAGCAGCTTCAGGTCCGCGCCGCCGGACTGAGCGCGGACGACCGGAGTCTCGACGCGGCGCGGCTGCGGGGGATGGTGTTCGGCCACCGCGACTGGATCGAGGCGACCACCCGTCGCGAGCTCCACCGTCACGGCTGGCGGCAGCTGTTCGCCGAGTTCGATGCCGTGGTGTGCCCGGTCGCGCCGACGCCCGCGTTCCCCCACGACCACGACCCCGATCTGTTCGAACGCCGGATCGACATCGATGGCGTCGGGTACCCCTTCTTCGACCATCTCGTCTGGGCCGGCCTGGCCACCATGCCCGGCCTGCCCGCCACCGCCATACCGGCGGGCAGGTCCCCCGAGGGCCTGCCGGTGGGGGTGCAGCTCATCGGCCCGATGTTCGAGGACCGCACCCCGCTGCGGCTGGCCGAACTACTCGAGCAGCGGATCGGCGGTTTCCAGGCGCCGAGGTAG